In Pantoea cypripedii, the DNA window TTGTGTTTGATACCGAGAACGCGGTGATTAATGTGTCAGGCAGTGCCAACTTTGCCAATGAGCGCCTCGATTTAACCATCGATCCGGAGAGCAAAGGCGTGCGCATCATTACGCTGCGTTCTCCACTTTACGTGCGTGGCACCTTTAAAAACCCTGACGCCGGGGTGAAAGCCGGGCCACTGATTGCCCGTGGTGCCGCCGCTGTGGCGCTGGGGACGGTGCTGGCACCGGCTGCGGCACTGCTGGCGCTGGTTTCACCGAGCGACACCGATAGCAATCAGTGCAGCAAGGTATTGCAGCAGATGAAGCAGAAAAAATGATCAGTTACGCCACAGTACCTTGATGATGTGGTAACCAAAGGCGGTTTTCACCGGTCCGTAAGGTTGCAATAACGGGCAGCTGAACACCGCCTTATCAAAGGCCGGCACCATCTGGCCTTTGCGAAACTCGCCCAAATCGCCGCCGTTACGTCCGGAGGGACAGGTGGAGTGTTTTTTTGCCAGCTGCTGGAAGTTAGCCCCTTTTTCCAGCTGAGCCAGCAGCGCTTTTGCCTGTGCTTCATCCTTCACCAGGATGTGTAAAGCCGCCGCAGTTTTCGCCATGATTCGGTCTCAGTTGTGTATAATCGTCGCGCATTATACCCGCCTCCTTCTGATTTAACTGAGTGAATTTCCGCTATGCGTTTAAACCCCGGCCAACAACGTGCTGTCGAATTTGTCACCGGTCCCTGCCTGGTGCTGGCCGGTGCTGGCTCGGGTAAAACCCGTGTAATCACCAATAAAATCGCCCATCTGATCCGCGAGTGTGGCTATCAGGCACGCCATATCGCCGCCGTGACTTTTACCAACAAGGCCTCGCGCGAGATGAAAGAGCGCGTCGCGCAGACACTGGGGCGCAAAGAGGCGCGTGGCCTGATGATCTCCACCTTCCATACCCTGGGGCTGGAAATTATTAAGCGCGAATATGCCGCGCTGGGTATGAAATCCACCTTTTCGTTGTTCGACGATCAGGATCAGCTGGCACTGCTGAAAGACCTGACTAAACAATGGCTGGAAGAAGACAAGACGCTGGTGCAGCAACTGATTTCCACCATTTCCAACTGGAAAAATGACCTGGTGGACCCGCAGGGCGCAGCAGGGCTGGCGAAATCACAGCGTGACCAGATTTTTGCCCATTGCTACCAGCTGTACGATCAACATCTGAAAGCCTGCAACGTGCTGGATTTTGACGATTTGATCCTGCTGCCGACGCTGCTGCTGAAACGTAATCAGGACGTCCGGGAACGCTGGCAACAGCGTATTCGTTACCTGCTGGTGGATGAATATCAGGACACCAACACCAGCCAGTATGAGTTGGTTAAGCTGCTGGTGGGCGCACGGGCGCGTTTTACCGTGGTGGGCGACGATGATCAGTCGATCTATTCCTGGCGTGGTGCCCGCCCGCAAAACCTGGTGCTGCTGAAAGAAGATTTTCCGGCGCTGGAGGTGGTAAAGCTGGAGCAGAACTACCGTTCCTCGCAGCGCATCCTCAAAGCCGCCAATATCCTGATTGCCAACAATCCGCATGTGTTTGAGAAACGCCTGTTCTCCGAGTTGGGTGTCGGCAGCGAGTTGAAGGTGCTGATGGCCAACAATGAAGATCATGAGGCGGAGCGCGTGGCAGGGGAGTTGATT includes these proteins:
- the ppiC gene encoding peptidylprolyl isomerase PpiC; this translates as MAKTAAALHILVKDEAQAKALLAQLEKGANFQQLAKKHSTCPSGRNGGDLGEFRKGQMVPAFDKAVFSCPLLQPYGPVKTAFGYHIIKVLWRN